The following are encoded together in the Lathyrus oleraceus cultivar Zhongwan6 chromosome 3, CAAS_Psat_ZW6_1.0, whole genome shotgun sequence genome:
- the LOC127130154 gene encoding uncharacterized protein LOC127130154 — protein sequence MRRPDRRFDTVLMPYSHILPYLLRGSLVQLRELGPPPAILPPGYDANACYEFHSGAPGHSIKNCKALKYKVQDLIDYKAITFASKGPNVNNNSMPPHNNASVNMMEAENGRRLMSCVDELKTPLIEIKNALMRDNAFSICSNDYCPSTKEDVSTLEIPYDEVPPLQIPYDFSQLTLLINHVTPIIITVPTPFPYVETKAVQWVYDTSVYIHGQKIQEEPWKSSDPMINITDTGGITRSGRIFAPTLTPIGTINPSTSDKGKQIDGANQRQDPAPSNEVDEFLCIIKKSDYRVVDQLNQTSSKISMLSLLMCSEAHRDALFEGVVNNIATSLSLGFSDEELLAEGRNHNKALHISIECMDTVLSRVLVDIGFFLNVMPKSSFAKLTVEGLVMKSSELIVRTFDGTRRTVIGEVNLPMKIGPHTFLITFFVMDIYPAYSCLLGRPWIHSAGVVTSMLHQKLKFLADDKLVVVEGEEDIVVSHLASFRYIEG from the exons atGCGAAGGCCCGATAGAAGATTTGACACAGTTCTCATGCCTTATAGCCATATTCTACCATATTTATTGAGGGGATCACTTGTACAACTAAGGGAGTTAGGACCCCCACCAGCGATTCTTCCTCCCGGTTATGATGCAAATGCCTGCTATGAATTTCATTCTGGCGCTCCTGGGCATTCGATCAAGAATTGTAAAGCATTAAAGTATAAGGTTCAAGATCTTATTGATTATAAGGCAATCACGTTCGCCTCCAAGGGGCCAAATGTAAACAATAACTCGATGCCCCCTCACAACAATGCATCCGTGAATATGATGGAAGCTGAGAATGGAAGGAGATTGATGTCCTGTGTGGATGAGTTAAAAACACCACTCATCGAGATCAAGAATGCTTTAATGAGGGATAATGCATTTTCCATTTGTAGTAATGACT ACTGCCCGTCCACAAAAGAAGATGTGTCTACCCTCGAGATACCATACGACGAAGTCCCCCCTCTACAAATTCCATATGACTTCTCTCAGTTAACTCTGTTAATAAATCATGTTACTCCGATCATAATAACGGTTCCCACACCATTCCCGTATGTTGAGACCAAGGCAGTCCAATGGGTGTATGACACCTCAGTCTACATTCATGGCCAAAAAATTCAAGAAGAACCGTGGAAGTCTAGTGATCCAATGATCAATATCACTGACACTGGTGGAATTACAAGAAGTGGAAGGATATTTGCACCGACACTCACTCCAATTGGAACTATCAATCCTTCAACTTCAGACAAAGGCAAACAAATTGATGGCGCTAATCAAAGACAAGACCCTGCACCTTCTAATGAAGTAGACGAGTTCTTATGCAtcatcaagaagagcgattatCGAGTAGTTGATCAGCTTAACCAGACATCCTCGAAGatctcaatgttgtctttatTAATGTGCTCGGAGGCCCATAGGGATGCTTTG TTTGAAGGAGTAGTTAACAATATTGCTACTAGCTTAAGCTTGGGTTTTAGTGATGAAGAGCTTCTTGCCGAGGGGaggaatcataacaaggctctccatatttctattgagtgtaTGGACACAGTCCTATCAAGAGTTTTGGTAGACATTGGGTTTTTCCTCAATGTGATGCCTAAGAGCTCCTTTGCTAAACTAACTGTTGAAGGACTCGTAATGAAGTCGAGTGAGCTTATAGTAAGAACATTTGATGGGACTAGAAGGACTGTAATCGGTGAGGTGAATTTGCCTATGAAGATTGGTCCTCATACTTTCCTTATCACTTTCTTTGTAATGGACATCTATccagcctacagttgtctgcTTGGGAGGCCTTGGATCCATTCAGCTGGTGTAGTCACTTCAATGCTCCACCAAAAATTAAAATTCTTAGCTGATGATAAACTAGTTGTTGTCGAGGGTGAGGAGGATATTGTGGTAAGTCACCTCGCATCTTTCCGATACATTGAAGGATAA